From the genome of Gimesia chilikensis:
CATATTGATAAGTTTCGTTTTCACCTTCCAGCAATACAGCGATATCAGCGGCTGACTCCCTGGCTCCCATTTCACCCAGGGCCCGTGCTGCCATATATCCCATCCCTTTATCTTTCAGTTTCGCCACCAGGGCCGGTATCGCCGGGCTCGCGTCAATTCCCCGCATGCCATAATTGGAAAGTGCGTATGCTGCATATCTCCGCACTTCTTTATCCTGATGCGACAACCCGCGAATCAGCGCAGCTACAACTTCCGACTGGTACGCGGTACGATTTCCTTCAGGTTCCATGAGTTCGATGTGCCCCAATGACCAGGCAGCAGAGCTGGCGACCCGGGGAACGTCGTTATCGACCTTCTGAATCAAGTCAGCAAGTGTTGCCTGATCTGCCTGACCAATCCTTCCGATGCTCGATGCCGCCGCCGCGCGGATTTGTATCTCATCGGAATCGAGATACTCCCGACTCCATTTGAGTGCCTTCACATCACCGCGCTCAACGTTCTTCAGAGACCATTCGCGATAAATATTCCCTGCAATACGAAAGACACCTGACATCTGCAGTCCCACAATCACAGCGAGCAAGATCACTAATGCGAGAATGTAACGAGTAGTCATTGAGCACCTGTGTTATATCAAAGGTCAGCCTCAGTCAGTCTTTCCCACTTGTCGCTGTACCGCACGTTTAATTCAGCGCTCAGCCCCGGCCAATTAATTTGACTGGGATCACGCGCTCTCGACGTCTGATTCTCCAACAATGCCAGCGAAAAAAACGCCAATAGATGATATTCCTGCAGCGGCATCCCGTGTATTTAATCAATCTGGCACGACTGACCGAAGGGACTGCCGAACCACAGTCCTCACATTGAAGATAGTTTCCTTCTGCAGGAAACCATCCGGAACTGTTGTAAGGATTCACAACAAAGAGCTCTTCAAGGCGTTTTTTGTGTAGCGTGGGCAGTTTTTTCCTGAGCCATTGCTCTCGTCTGGTTCCGGTCTTGTAGTTGGCCATCCAGGCATCAGCGTCACTTAACTCAGCCGGATTAGCAGCCTTTAATTGATCTTTTAACTCTTGTGACCTTCGCTCTACTTCCGCTTTGCCCAGTTTCTTGAGCTGCTTCTTTCGTTCTTTTTCCATCCAGATCACGACCTCTCATAGACAGACATCAAAGAATGCAAACGGAGATTACTTAACTGCTTCGCACCCGATCCAGAAACCAGCCGTCCGCACCGTGCAGTTTGATCTCCCCCTCCAGCGGGAGCCAGTACAACTCGAACAGAATCGGTTGCCGACTGCCATCTCCGGGCGTCTGTTCCCAATGCCGCCAGCGATCTGTCCGCTCCCCAGCATACTGCACATGGTAATACCATGCATCAATTATTTCCTGTTTTCCGAACGGTTTCAGATCTATGGTCTGGCGGGCGATCAGCTGAGGTGTGGAAAACGCATCCAACCCCGTCTCTTCCCGGGCTTCGCGCAGTGCCGCGGCGGCAGGATCTTCACCCGGCTCGATGGTGCCTCCCGGAATCTGCGTTCCCGCCTCCGGCACCGCAACATGATCAAACACCAGCAGCGCGTCTTCACAGGTGATATACACGAAGACCCGCTGTCGGTATGACGAGGGAGGAGCGTTCTGTTCGTGAGGGAACCGCAACACCCTCACCCGTTCTCCCTGTGCACAATCAACTCCAGTTCGGTGCGCGGCTCCAGAATTCGCGGTATCACAAAATCCGGTTTAAGGGTCAGACCGGACAGCTCTGACAGGGGACACCATTCAAAGACTTCGAGTTCGTTCTCTTCCGTCCCCGCCAGCTCCTCGCCGTGCCAGGCGACTTCGTAATAGGTGCTCAGTTCGTGAAAGTTCCGTCCTTCCAGTTCGAAGAAGTTCTCCGCAGCAATCACCGGACGCAACACTTCAAACCCAGGACCAATCTCTTCGGTCAGCTCCCGATGCATGGCGGTCAGTGAATCTTCATTCGTCTTGATCCGTCCCCCCGGCAGATACCACCACTGCCGATCCACGGGCCGACACAACAGCACCTCATCCTCCCGACGCACAATCGCCGCCACCCGCAGATTCACGCGGTAGTTATTCAAATCCAGTGTAATATCGGTCATGAGAATTTATTTCTGTCTCACTTCTCCAGCAGTTTCATCACATGTCGCCAGCCAAAGCGTTTGGCCAGCGTGAATGGTGTATCGCCTTCGGGGGTTTTTAACGTCGGGTCGGCACCCTCTTCCAGCAGAATTTTGACAACCAAACCATTGCCGGCCAGCGCTTCGCGGTGCAGCATCGTCCAGCCTTCGTCATCGGTTTCATACACCATCTCTTTGGATTGCTGCAAGGCTTCCCGCAGAGAATCTCCCATGTTGATACACATCGGATGTTCCAGCATATTCAACTTCCGCTCTTCGGGGTCGATCACCGGCTTCTTTCCCAGCAGTCGTCCCAGAAAACCGACCGGCTCGGTAGGCACATACACCACCTCGATCTCATCGGGCTCACTGAACTCCATGCCCCACGCTTTGTCGTGTGCCCGTCGCTGACTGGCAGGCAGCCGCGAACGGATCAGGTTAACGGTAAACCCGCCATAGGCCCGCCCCCGGATGGAATAGATCCAGTCCGAAAGTGCTGACAGCGGCTCGCAGATCGGATCCCCGGCTTTGACACTGGTCACCCATTCGGGGTCATTATTCAACGTCCCCATGATCTCGCGACCATTACACTCC
Proteins encoded in this window:
- a CDS encoding HEAT repeat domain-containing protein; the encoded protein is MTTRYILALVILLAVIVGLQMSGVFRIAGNIYREWSLKNVERGDVKALKWSREYLDSDEIQIRAAAASSIGRIGQADQATLADLIQKVDNDVPRVASSAAWSLGHIELMEPEGNRTAYQSEVVAALIRGLSHQDKEVRRYAAYALSNYGMRGIDASPAIPALVAKLKDKGMGYMAARALGEMGARESAADIAVLLEGENETYQYEAGVALAKLQPLPEEIQAQLDRLLKAHDDIRRAVEIEVPDYQTAGTKQPVKK
- a CDS encoding NUDIX domain-containing protein, whose amino-acid sequence is MLRFPHEQNAPPSSYRQRVFVYITCEDALLVFDHVAVPEAGTQIPGGTIEPGEDPAAAALREAREETGLDAFSTPQLIARQTIDLKPFGKQEIIDAWYYHVQYAGERTDRWRHWEQTPGDGSRQPILFELYWLPLEGEIKLHGADGWFLDRVRSS
- a CDS encoding NUDIX hydrolase, translating into MTDITLDLNNYRVNLRVAAIVRREDEVLLCRPVDRQWWYLPGGRIKTNEDSLTAMHRELTEEIGPGFEVLRPVIAAENFFELEGRNFHELSTYYEVAWHGEELAGTEENELEVFEWCPLSELSGLTLKPDFVIPRILEPRTELELIVHRENG
- a CDS encoding DUF2314 domain-containing protein; this translates as MGLEDNIAMSKGDDPEMLAASQQARKTFKYFWRELSWERRRILPALDFAAVKVGFADEGMSPDDPELEHMWVSDVECNGREIMGTLNNDPEWVTSVKAGDPICEPLSALSDWIYSIRGRAYGGFTVNLIRSRLPASQRRAHDKAWGMEFSEPDEIEVVYVPTEPVGFLGRLLGKKPVIDPEERKLNMLEHPMCINMGDSLREALQQSKEMVYETDDEGWTMLHREALAGNGLVVKILLEEGADPTLKTPEGDTPFTLAKRFGWRHVMKLLEK